Genomic window (Nilaparvata lugens isolate BPH chromosome 7, ASM1435652v1, whole genome shotgun sequence):
ATCATTGAATAGTTTCAACTGATCATTCCGATGGTCGCCATCAATCcagtagtattttcaaatacaaataattagatattgcaatttgcaacaaaaaataaataaattaacacaATCATGAGAGTTCTTACCAAAGATACTCTCCAAGGACCTCATGATCAGGCCACGTTCGACTACTCCAATCAGCTGGTGACTGCGGTACTGGATGAGAATGCTGaaacaattcaaattcagtatATTGTCTTTCACCAAAATCTATTTCGAATACAACACTGCAACTGCAATTACTAACTAGttcatattatattgattttccaAATTATCATCACAAAACCATTGCATTAAACAGAAACTCAGTAACAGATTTTCATAGCTACTATCAACCATCAAATTGGAACATTGGATAAGAAAGACGACCACTCAACTCCAAGTTAGGCCAAAATGACACTGTAATATCATTTAATGCGTCTTCCAAGCTCTAAAAACTaggaacaaattatttattttgaaaggaATACTAATATTCTTCATAAATGTTGTTGGCTACAATACATTGATTTATAATTACTATACTAACAATTCGGTGGTTTGGAAACCACCTAGAACTGTAGGTCCatttcatctctcattatcagtAGGTCCATTATCATTCGCcgcattacccacgcacaagcttagagctcatgtgggcatcaccctcagcaaaaaaaatcCAAACTTTTTTGCGTGAATGTTATATTTTTGCTCTACTTCTGCGAAATTAAACGAAATGATGTTTAAGCCGGtgttattagaatattattgattgttcAGTACACTCCCTTGAAATGAACCTTCAATTAGTGACATTTTACAGCCGACAACGCTCAACACACTATCCCTGGAGTTatatttaaaatcttgaaaactaACTAATCCAACTTGACTCggaatagaaataatacaaaaaactaACCCCAATCGTAATCTGAAAGTAGAAAAAATACAACAAACAATTCCACACTTATAATCTAGAGgtagaaaatacaaaaacaaattgCACTAATAATCTTGAAGTATCATTGAATAGCAAAatggatggacacgttaagccgtcggtcccggctgcctaaaaagctgtcgttaggtcatgtcagaggccctgaaattgatcagctgcaacctgaaaactctgacaccagacctgagccagccaggtcacacgatattattattattattgaatagcaACAAATATCCAGTGATATTACCTGTATGATATTCTGCACGCTGTTGTCGGAGTCCGAGTGATGAATCATGCGCTGTGTGGTGGGCACGAGGGGGGGACGCGGGGGTAGTTCGGGGGGCTGCTTCACCCCACAGCGACCCGACAGAGGAATGCAGTGCTTGTGCATTGGGACGTAGCACTTCTCACATCGATAACCCTGAAAAAGGAAATCATCAATCAAAATGAAGAAGACGACTAACTACcttgaatattaaatatttgaataatataatttgttggaaattgaataagataGTATTCATATTGGAAAAGAATCGTTTAGAAATTACAAAGAGAGTGTTTGAGACTTGAAATCAGcgatgtattaataaataaataaatattttattggccataaatattacaataatacatGGACCATTGTCAGATAACATAAAACAATGGAAGGTTCACAACAAAACTTAAATCTATTAGTAAAAAATATACTAAATGTTAGGATGTAGGCTACAGCGTTGTAACACCTAACTCCAGTCAACCTCAAAATATTCGCCTATAGTGTACAAGCACTTAGCAAGTGATAATTCGTTTAAAACCAGCTTAAATTTATTGAGTGGCAGCTGCTTTAGATGGTCGGGAGTATGATTGTATAACTTGActgacatataatatacattgttttgtgattttgtgtgtGAGTATTGTTGAACTCTCAGCTTATGACTGTTCTtgtattaaattgtattaaattaTGGTGAAAGGTACTGTTTCTTTTATATCTATTTGAATTACTATGCACATAACATAATACATATAGGACATATAATGATGGTACATTTAATATCCGAAGGTTGACAAAAAGCGGCTTACAGTGTGTTTTAGATGGCatattggaaattattcttACTGCCTTTTTTTGGAGGATAAATATTGATTTGGCTTTCACACTGTTCCCCCAAAGAGTTATACCATACATTAAAATACTTTGGATGTGTGCAAATTTAGTAGAACAGATGAATTAACAGTTGCACTGAGTCTTCGTAACATGTACATGCCCTTGGCCAATCTGCCAGATATATAATCTAGGTGATCATTCCATGACAAACATTGGTCTAAGTGAAGACCCAAAAATTTAAGGGAAGGCTCATTTGAATTTCTATTGAAACTGAAATggatgttttatttttattgagagaTAGATTGTTTGCGGCACACCAATCATTAATAACTGTGTCATCTGTAACATCTTTCAAGTTCTAAATCTAGATCAGGCTTGGAGGCGCAGTTAATTTTCAATCCCAAGTCATCTGCAAACAAATAGCCATCATTGTTCAtgctatcaatattaattggaagatcaataatataaatgttGAAGAGTATGGgccccagaattgagccttgaggcaCGCCACATTCAACTAATCTACCACTGGACAAGACACCATCCTTACAGACAAACTGGTTTCTGTCTCTCAAATGAGACAATATGAGTTGTACAACATTCTGGGAAAAGccatagaaaatataaaataaacgccaacatgtgaaataaataatcagatagagagaacaattataattatgaagagtgataaaaatggtagagagaGATTGGTGAAAACATGTGATATGATCAAGCGGGAAGAACTGTTATAATGAAAACAGAGATGTagtcaaaattaattttcttataaATCGTCTCTcttctgtttagggctacttataatataaatagaaatacaaatctcagtaccctttttgaattatcttattataaatgtataatactaatgaataaaaataatattactaaaTCTCACCAAACACTGTGTCAGAACTATTAAAATTATGTATAAAAAATGCATGGTAGAGAGGTTTCAACTCAGAAAATGTATGAGAAAAATCTAGATTTGTAAGAATGGTAGAATTTGCAGCAAATTACCTGAAAAACTCGACCTTTGAGGAATTTGCTGCAATGCTGACAGGTGATGGGCTTTTCGAAGGTGAACATCACAAACTTGTGATCTGTATTCTTGTTTCCGGCCGGATCAATGTTATCTCTGcaaatttaataattgttattgttacaaaaattttattaatCTCTGATGATCGATATAGTATCGTACCCAAACCATACTACTTTcaaatattgtgaataaatgtaCAAACTTTAAATACTGTAGTAGCAAAATTGGAACTGTTTCAAGTTATCTGGTTTCGCATAAATTTACTGCAATATTTCGGAAATAATCAACCTTCGTCCCTTAAAAAAATTATAGCCTAGTTCTCCAATATCTTCATGTTACTCTAAATGCGTTACCACTTCCACTTCTCGGGTATTAGTTGAACCAGCCCGGGTAGGTAAATTCCGTTGCCTAAGTGGTTTCTGTTGCTTTCAGAAAGTCCActggatacagtatcatatatactagtagttctgtgaacagtagacctcgctcagtTAAAAACCACATCCTCCTTTAATACTCTCCATCAcagtgaattatgtcctgtcctgacgtgtcggcgagatatcgatgtgtaaacaactaatggctgattgggttgttgtatcgacaataatttgttttaaaaaactatgctactatcatcaaaagcttaccgagttgaaagcagagaaaagtcggaagaaaataatatgctacttcgagttatcgATTGCATGCCTCAATGTTTgtaattaatagtccacacgacagctgattctttacaaagttacattgagatatcaatattgcatgcgtcattgcatgcaattaataatccactcgaaaGCTGATTATgacgaataattctatagtctgatttttacggtaatattggcgttcgaaggagactccttttccttatAACTATCAATTTCACAATGTGATTGTTCAGTGTAAAGACGTTGGTGGAATGGTTCCCTGCCTAGTGGTGGCATCTGTGGTTGATGGTAACacaccattttattaatatttatagtgCGAACTATCAAACACAGATGTCACTGCTAGGTGGAGAATCATTCTACCAGCGTTTTTACACAGGAGCGTCACGTTGTGAAAATTTAATGAAAGCTTGATGCCGTGAGACTTCATCAACTAAACGGCTCAACTCCCACTTGTCTCAGTatctaaaaaaattatcaaaataggCACTCGATGAACTGAgatcttgacaaactgagaaaACTTAACTTCAAGGAATTTTGATAGAAGACTTTCGCTGTgatgtacaatattataatgacgACATCTGTGAAcacacatgtttatcatgcatgacCTGTGGTTGGTGACCAGCCTTATACTGATTCTAAAGGGCCCTACACACCTCAGCTAGGGCGAAATCCGTGAGTGTTTAGGCTCTTCCGGCCAGGGGCGTGTAGATGCCAAAAATCTAAATCGCCTAAAAATCGAGATGgcaaaattttgatttcagattcggattcagcgctctcgaattaataaataaaatggttCACGAGGACTCTAAAATAGACGAAAAAAAACTCCGTGAGCACTTTAATGTTATTGATGGagaattctatttctatgaagAATTTTGTATTGTAGAACCTATAgcaaaacagctataactcccttgttttcgggtattttcgaaaatgggactcactcttagaagaatttgatgtcgctgaatccaaatctgaaatcaaaattcctCTATCTCCATTATTGGACGATTTATTTCCCGGCAGGCGGGACTCGCGTTGCTTACAACTAGTGTGTAGTGATTTTGCACCGAGCCGTTCAAGGACACAGGCTAAATCCGCAGGCCGCCACAGGCCAAATCCGTAGGTGTGCAGGGCCCTTAATTGTTGAGCTAGAAATAATGGTAGTGTGACTTACAGCGCATCCTGTATGGCTTTGATCCAGGCCCGCTTCAACTCTTCGGTTCGGGCGTACATGGTGTAGGCGGTGCGTTCTGACTTGCGCACTAGAAACCAGTGGTGGTTCCAGCTCGAGTGGCGGTGTAGAGACCGCTTGCCGACCGGGTCGTCCACCTTGTAATCCTTCAGCATCAGCGACTCCTTGTAGCTGTATTGGTCACCCTGCAAACGACCACAATCTCATTTACACAACACAtactaaattaatatataaaaagatactaaaaataaaatgattggatGTGGGAACGCGACTAGGTGTCACCCCGACAACTTGACACCCCGTCAACCTGTCCCCTTTTAAAACAGGTTTTGAGGGGACAGGTTAACGTGAGCCGTCCCCGTcaacttgtctcctttctaaggaggtgaTAACTTGTCGAGGGGACACTCTGACGCGAGGGTGCTTGATGTCaggttgtcgtttacggtcttGACAAGTTGGCACCTTTGTTTCAGTAGGTAACAAGTTGTCAGGGTGACAATTTGAAGGCAATgatatatttttacgagggtacatgttgtcgtctacggtcacGACAACCTATCACCTTGACTCCACACAATAGAAATCACCATTCCGACTGGCTCTTCATTGGCAAATGAAGAGCTTCAGCAAAGGAGCTCAGTAGAGAAAATAAAATGTGTATTGAGTGAGAATATACTAAATATTTAGACTATATCACGTAGTATGTATGTTactctattcaaaattattcaacttcaagTATAATTTTACgaggatataatataatatttttacgAGGATACAGGTTGTCGCCTATGaccaaaatgaccaggtgtcaggGTGATACCTAGACGGCGATCTTTGGTTGTTTATTTCTTAGTTTATTACAACgttatataattatgttatttataaaacaatatcaTTCAAACACAATGTTATCCATATGCGACGTGACACATCCCGACGAAATTATATTGCGTAGTACTTGAACACAGAAACATCGAAACAATGACTTTAACAACCGAATGTTTATAAATAACACGATGAAAAGCCAAATTCTACTCGATAGCGTTATCTTGAATGGAAACTGAGATTGAgcaatataatttaaacacaGAACTATTGCTTGTTTTTGTTCATGAAGAGTACAAACTCCTTATAGACGGAGTAAGCTAATGAAGGGTGTTTTCGGTTGTTAGAGACatttaatgaaattatattgttgGTCTTTGAACATTTACTTAGCTACTCCGTCTAATGCACGGACTATAaggaaatgaaatgaaaaagattttattcatccaaaaacCAGCACAATAATAGGAAAATCTGTTTCTTATAATCGAAACATAGAAATGTAAGGAGTTTCGGCTcttcatcaacaataattatggtaataaatatttgacaaaCTTTTATTAAAGATTTGATCCCTATTTGACGTGTTACTTTTTTTCTGATTGCGGATGATGCCAACATGGGCATGGGTGGGTGCGTGGGTGCGTGGGTTATGTAAAGTGCGTAGGTCGTGATTTGccgagatgatcaaacgtccatgcctaccggcAGAATTCAAACCAacgaccaggtagcgctagcagactgaatGTGTAACGCCTTGTCTTGTCTCGACTAACCTGGTCGATTTTACTCAATAGTTAGATTTGGACACTTATTTCTCATGTTATACAGTATGTTAATTTAGTCTCACATCAACACAGATTCAAATTCTTATTCAAAGTTGTCTAACTTCATTGATGGAAAAAACAAAACCTAGGTATGAACATTAATTATACacagtatttttataaaaatcaagTCAACTTACCCTCAATGCCTTGCACATAAGCATCACCTGGTCGAAAATGAAGACGTACCTGTAAATTCAAGCAACAACTTTTTTATTCAAGAACAATAATTGAGATTTACTGAAAACAGAGATTTTCATATTAACCCCATTATCTCTCTCAATTTGAACAGGTTCACTCAAATTATCAAGGAAATTACTATgcaaaaattataacttttgaaaaaggaataagaaGTCAAAAAAACATTAGCCTATAGCAAAATCATGCTTCATTgatcattcaaaaataataaactaaaacgAATCAACGAGGAAACATTCAATAGACCggcaaaataaataatgttaaaaCGATGGAATATAACGAAATCATATTCATAGAAATTCGATGAGTATTctcaataaaaagaaaaagtacattaaataaaaaatagattagcaagaatattatgattatttcatATCAAGCGAGATAatgaaagtttgaaaaaaattagagTAGCCTATTTGTATCTTTATAAAACGCTCTTAGAAAGGAAAAGGGGAAAACGTCATACAGTAATACTAATACAGGATTCGTTACTCTTACCGTGAAATCTCCTACTTTAACGTAAAGAAATTCAGGGATGCTCCTTCTAATtgcaattaatataaattataataaaataaaggaatatataatatttttaaatattacagtaataataaaattacaaacaaaTCATAATAGAATATAGgaatatacagtattttaaaatattacagtaataataaaattacaaacaaaTTAATGTACCTCAATTTGACTTTTTGATCGTTATGAGCTTTGATTCGCAGCTCACCATCCTTCAAAAGACGGCCATAGTCTTTCAGTTCGGTATTTTCAGGCATGTCCCAATCTGATATGCTGTCCTGTTTGAAGGAAacaaatcaaaaattgaatcatcttcGAAATCAATAGAAATGTGAGAAAATGATGGTAAAGGGCAGTGTTACACGAGCAATGCGAAATTAGGTCTACTGTAAAAGTAAGAGTTTGTTTGATTTGGTTATCTTGTTGAAATATTGTGGACAAAACTAtaatacaatgaaatattttatacaaaacGATACAAAGAAAGATAGGCCTACAATTTATTGGGTATTAGAGAGCACCAAGTGAACGTATGAATACTAAAGAGtgtgataagataagataagataagatatttattgataatttttacaagGTTGTTGCCTAttgtaacatttacaaaaatagacaatataaaattaaatgaaactttattaataaatacatAGTATCATAGATACAGAGTATGGTACATAAGTGTGTTGGGtaatacaattaaaattaaaccTTTCAATGAAGCAAAGCGAAATATTAAATCATAGCTAACCTCCTGTACTAGGTAAAATCATAGATAAATTAGATGTACTGATGTAATATCTGCTTAGATGTAATAATATGGATAGATAGGTTTTACGTCGATGTTATAGATGTTACATAGATTTAATATATCCATATCTGTAGTATATAAGTGGCaaaatacttataatttataaattcaatattttgctcATACGCACAAAAACATTTAAGAATGATAATTGTCTAATTTACCTGAATATCCCTCATAATTTGTAAAGTATCGCTGTCTCTTTTCACTTCATTGATGTACTGGGCAACATCAACCATGGCTTCTTTAGCTCTTTCTAATCCTCTGTAGTCTTCATGATTCTGAAAACATAGAGAACGATCAATTTAACATATTTGTAATGATTTCCAGGAGAAAATCGATCAAATCGATTTGTTAAACttgatatgaatattgaataaataacattttttagcTACTCGAGAAAAAATGTGTAATATTtactttttaaatattttctaatatgtaaattcatagAACCAATAACAACATTGTAATTTATCCATTTTCCATCAACTCTTCAGCACAGTACAgtgaatttttataatgaaaattttaatagCCTAAATGAGAACAACCTTGAGAAAATATTAtggaatttaaatttgaaaacaaaaatgaataatgatattAAAATAAGAATGATATTGAAAAGCATGCTACTTACATGCTGTGTTTCACTGATGAGCTTGTCCAGAAGTAGGTGGTATTTGAGTATCCTTTGCATTGGCACTGACAGAATATCTCTCAGCTTGAACTTCCCATTGTTGGCTTCCTGCTGGCATTTCTGCGAaaggaaaaacaaaataattaatttaatctaTTCCAACATTTTAGGATATCAAATACTTAACAACTGGATCTAGGCCATAGACATTCCTTTCAAATCCACAATAATGATAATCCACATGATTGAATAGACAAAGATAACAAAGTTAataatatcatagccacctctaatacagtgTAATACTATATATTCATATAGAACTCACGATTTCAGAATTGTGACAATAAGCTTAATCGTTAGTCAATCTATATAGAACCATAGGCACTCATTCAACAAAGTATCCTATTCTGTGTTTGAACTccttttaatttccttcaagTTTGATTGAATTGTTTACTATCTATCAAGCTGGATTCCTACACAATcgtgacagtgaacagtgaaaataatctgttctaatgggattattcatactcgcGTGGCCGGGCCAAGTGAGAATAATCCAATTTTAACTCGTGGGGATTATAATTTCACTGTAGTGCATTTATTTCACACTCCTCAATGTGAATGGCAAACTGAAGCGTTAAATCTAGATAGTAAGTACTATACGATATACGATTCtaattttcaaacagttttgTTACTCGTcggttttgctggtaacgccaattaatgttaagaaatttaatcatttttttgtactttcaagtgatttaaaaaaatatatttatgtattattttgagacaataaatgaatttgtgaTGGTGTTGTAtatgatgttgtggtacttttccataatgaaaaaagaatttgatttggattttatttgtgtgggaatccagctttgTGTGTTCCTCAAACTTTGAAAAcactttgaatgaaaaagactgaaaattgtcaaaaaaacacagatttattgatacttagaaagaccggtttcggttattacaccattgtcaatttctgataaacTCATGTTTAgttctctgataaactgatgtttatcagagattgacaatggtgtaataaccgaaaccggtctttccaagtatcaataaatatgtggttttttgacaatttcttagtctttttcattcaatatgaataattaccacaatatcaactacacAACAAGTGAAAACATTTTGTTACACTGCGTTGTCAAACAACGTATAGATTTCTCCATCAACAAAAGTCAAACTTTCAAAATACAAAGCATAGATATTGATAGTCATTTTCTCTACTTGCCTATTACATGAGAAACCATAGTtagctaggtatttttcctcctttttcttttcagcacaccccaccatgaagcttgtttttgtattttatatgaaacatatttttgattgtgattttttgtattttgatttctttaatgtattttgtgttgaattgaataaaattattgattgattgacttaCAATAACTTCCTGATTGATGGCGTCATTGCGACTGCAGACCTCCTGGATCCTGGCCTGTGCGATGGTGAGATTGGCGCAGTAGTCGCCGTACACCAGGAACTTCTCTCGCCAGTTGAGGAACACTTCGCTCAGCCTCACCGAGCTGCCCGGCGTCACCGCCTTTCTCAGTTGGCTGTGGAAGCCGGCGTGGATTTCGCACAGTTCCTATAATACAAATATTACAAGTTTATCATTCTCATCATCGTTAAGTAACAATGTTTGTTTTTGATGTGTAAATTATTATGTGATGGTAACTTAGCCtatattttgatttggactgtagtagaaatttgaaaagggacagttttgggcataagcctgtaaTGCCTTCTCATATAAGTGTAatgattgtaaatgaataaataaatacattttattaccacactggcgcacaagaaATCTTCCTTAaaccggtgtttttgcctcacctactgcaGGCCTACTCATAGGAGCATGATTATAGATCATAGTAACTGTAAGAAGGATCATCAAGTCGTTATTTCATGATTATTTCTAATGCTACTCGTATAAATAAGGTTATTAGTTGCTTATGTTATAGTGTTTAATgttattattaatgtaataaataaGCAGTTCTCctgtatttttatgtatatGCTTTAGTTAAATTCTTATATTTTGTTTTAGGcgaataaattaattcattcaaatgatAGAGACAAAATAGCAATCAAAAGTACGAAATATTTTTAAgcgattcaaaaatatattgtttcatTTATTCCAATTAATTCCACTTCCACTAAACACagttttaaatttgtttctgaATGTAGAATCTATTGTTTTTTCTTGATATCTGTTGCATTTTTTGCTGTGTAAATAACATTGGAaatttgtgataattattttcaaatgaaaataaaaatggataAATGTCACCACATCAGACtatcatattttaaaaaatctgtttTTAAGGTGATCGGTCGTCGCCGACTACTTAACACCATTCTAAAGAGGTGACAAGTTGATATGGTGACACCTTGACGCGTTTCACTAAAAATATACGAACCTTGATTCCGCTGAAAATGACCCTGAAGTCATCTTCCTTCATGATGGCGGACAGAGGCCGGATGAAGCAGTTGTGCAGAGTGTTGAGCACATCCACGTAGTTCTTCTCGGTTTGCACCAGCTCGCTCACAACATAATCTCGTTTCTCGAAGCTGTGCGTTATGGCCGTGGGCAGCTGAAATTCAAACAGAAAAAGTCAAATTTTGCTTACGGAATTGAAAACCCCATTCACGAATAGAAATGGAGCCTCTCGATTCTTTCCTACTATTAGACTGAACAGAAAGGAGAGAATCCAGATGTGGTCCAGAGTATAAAATACTATCTgatctatctatataatatagtgGCTTACACTTACACAATAATAAGAGGataaagggccggtttccgagctcgggatttagctaagttctacactttaaacagctggagtcaacaaattggctttccaaaaatGGGCGTAGTcatagtccacgtttaaataaATTACGAAAAACTGTAAAATTGAACACActagagaaaatagtgtaaagcttcaactattttgaattattcaggaatgttacatttcgtcaaggaaaagcgtttccaattatagaaatgagaaaataaagattatcataaaaacttcGACtaagccccgtttcggaaaaccaattttctgactccagctgtttaaagtctaaaacttagctaaatcccgagctcggtaACCGGCCCTaagacccagttgcacaaaagctggttaaatttaactgtgattaactttacgagaaccaatcagagaaggcgtttttgaaaagacttctctgattggttctcgtggaattaatcacggttaaaacttgAACGgcatttttgcaaccggcactaggtGTCAAAGAAAAGTatctacaaataatttttttctaccaTAGCGGagagttt
Coding sequences:
- the LOC111052100 gene encoding protein vav isoform X2, encoding MENELWRECVGWLTRCGVLRPDHTVNWPEAKIIDLAYTLRDGVLLCNLLNNLDPSSIDMKDANQKPQMAQFLCLRNIKTFLQACQDYYGLKESDLFEPNMLFDFTDFYRVLYTLSKLSNCPKVLRKNIMGFSVLKPHSTSQEDIYRNLNSSPSSGNLNEATLAVADATSTTQIRYLYSDELDTDVYEELCYVTFSSELPTAITHSFEKRDYVVSELVQTEKNYVDVLNTLHNCFIRPLSAIMKEDDFRVIFSGIKELCEIHAGFHSQLRKAVTPGSSVRLSEVFLNWREKFLVYGDYCANLTIAQARIQEVCSRNDAINQEVIKCQQEANNGKFKLRDILSVPMQRILKYHLLLDKLISETQHNHEDYRGLERAKEAMVDVAQYINEVKRDSDTLQIMRDIQDSISDWDMPENTELKDYGRLLKDGELRIKAHNDQKVKLRYVFIFDQVMLMCKALRGDQYSYKESLMLKDYKVDDPVGKRSLHRHSSWNHHWFLVRKSERTAYTMYARTEELKRAWIKAIQDALDNIDPAGNKNTDHKFVMFTFEKPITCQHCSKFLKGRVFQGYRCEKCYVPMHKHCIPLSGRCGVKQPPELPPRPPLVPTTQRMIHHSDSDNSVQNIIQHSHPVPQSPADWSSRTWPDHEVLGEYLWFAGEMGRERATNVLERQMDGTYLLRIRPQGPTHPNETVYALSLKTDDKVKHMKVYEKEMDGVPQFYLSESRFFHSLVDLVSCYEHTSLGENFIGLNVRLQWPFRRIVAIAEFDFNPSEGNQLPLKQGCQVIVLSKEGDHKGWWKGKIHDRVGFFPKVYVREISDTFNLE
- the LOC111052100 gene encoding protein vav isoform X1; its protein translation is MENELWRECVGWLTRCGVLRPDHTVNWPEAKIIDLAYTLRDGVLLCNLLNNLDPSSIDMKDANQKPQMAQFLCLRNIKTFLQACQDYYGLKESDLFEPNMLFDFTDFYRVLYTLSKLSNCPKVLRKNIMGFSVLKPHSTSQEDIYRNLNSSCEEEARPPPLALALPTTATAQAHGARHHVTYSHYDADTRNEEIYQDLCSIDNKKCAPASPQLPTAITHSFEKRDYVVSELVQTEKNYVDVLNTLHNCFIRPLSAIMKEDDFRVIFSGIKELCEIHAGFHSQLRKAVTPGSSVRLSEVFLNWREKFLVYGDYCANLTIAQARIQEVCSRNDAINQEVIKCQQEANNGKFKLRDILSVPMQRILKYHLLLDKLISETQHNHEDYRGLERAKEAMVDVAQYINEVKRDSDTLQIMRDIQDSISDWDMPENTELKDYGRLLKDGELRIKAHNDQKVKLRYVFIFDQVMLMCKALRGDQYSYKESLMLKDYKVDDPVGKRSLHRHSSWNHHWFLVRKSERTAYTMYARTEELKRAWIKAIQDALDNIDPAGNKNTDHKFVMFTFEKPITCQHCSKFLKGRVFQGYRCEKCYVPMHKHCIPLSGRCGVKQPPELPPRPPLVPTTQRMIHHSDSDNSVQNIIQHSHPVPQSPADWSSRTWPDHEVLGEYLWFAGEMGRERATNVLERQMDGTYLLRIRPQGPTHPNETVYALSLKTDDKVKHMKVYEKEMDGVPQFYLSESRFFHSLVDLVSCYEHTSLGENFIGLNVRLQWPFRRIVAIAEFDFNPSEGNQLPLKQGCQVIVLSKEGDHKGWWKGKIHDRVGFFPKVYVREISDTFNLE
- the LOC111052100 gene encoding protein vav isoform X3; this encodes MWRKAFDKLYQKLPTAITHSFEKRDYVVSELVQTEKNYVDVLNTLHNCFIRPLSAIMKEDDFRVIFSGIKELCEIHAGFHSQLRKAVTPGSSVRLSEVFLNWREKFLVYGDYCANLTIAQARIQEVCSRNDAINQEVIKCQQEANNGKFKLRDILSVPMQRILKYHLLLDKLISETQHNHEDYRGLERAKEAMVDVAQYINEVKRDSDTLQIMRDIQDSISDWDMPENTELKDYGRLLKDGELRIKAHNDQKVKLRYVFIFDQVMLMCKALRGDQYSYKESLMLKDYKVDDPVGKRSLHRHSSWNHHWFLVRKSERTAYTMYARTEELKRAWIKAIQDALDNIDPAGNKNTDHKFVMFTFEKPITCQHCSKFLKGRVFQGYRCEKCYVPMHKHCIPLSGRCGVKQPPELPPRPPLVPTTQRMIHHSDSDNSVQNIIQHSHPVPQSPADWSSRTWPDHEVLGEYLWFAGEMGRERATNVLERQMDGTYLLRIRPQGPTHPNETVYALSLKTDDKVKHMKVYEKEMDGVPQFYLSESRFFHSLVDLVSCYEHTSLGENFIGLNVRLQWPFRRIVAIAEFDFNPSEGNQLPLKQGCQVIVLSKEGDHKGWWKGKIHDRVGFFPKVYVREISDTFNLE